The genomic window TGCCTTACCTTCCTCCCAGTCTGAGGTTGAAGCTCTGGCTGAACAACTGagtgaagaagaagaggaggaggaggaggaggaagaggaagaagaagaggaagaggaggaagaggaagaagaagaggaagatgaggagTCAGGCAATCAGTCCGACAGGGTAAGGGTGGGAAGCTAGCATCCCAGGGAGTGGGGGGCTGTAGGGCCTGAGATCTGAGTCCTCAGTAGGGAGAGGTCAtgggctgggggccaggctcTCTAATTCTTCCTCCATCCCAGAGTGGCTCCAGCGGCCGCCGCAAAGCCAAGAAGAAGTGGCGAAAGGACAGTCCATGGGTGAAGCCGTCCAGGAAACGGCGGAAGCGCGAGCCTCCCCGGGCCAAGGAACCACGAGGTGAGGAGGctcctctgcctttgggtcccctcctccagcccccctcccGGCCCCCAGAGAGCATGATAGAACACACGCTCACGCATGTGCTCACGCACGCACGCCCGCATGTACCCACGCGTCCAGGCACCTGTGAGCtcgcactctcactctctctgtctctgtgtcaggAGTGAATGGTGTGGGCTCCTCAGGCCCCAGTGAGTACATGGAGGTCCCTCTGGGGTCCCTGGAGCTGCCCAGCGAGGGGACCCTCTCCCCCAACCACGCTGGTAATTGCCAATTGCCGGGATGGCGAGCCACTAGGGGGCAGGCACCCTCTGGGCtggagggaatggggaggagggggacccCACTGGAGCCCAGGTGTCTGTCCATGGCCAGACTTTGGGAGTTCTAGAGcatggagggaaaagcagggcgGGGGTGAGAGGCCCCAGCAGGGGTCCCTGTGGGTGACAGGATTGGCCTCCCTCAGCTCCCTTTTTTCTCTGTCCAAGGGGTATCCAATGACACGTCCTCACTGGAGACCGAGCGGGGCTTTGAGGAGTTACCGCTGTGCAGCTGCCGTATGGAGGCTCCCAAGATTGACCGTATCAGTGAGCGAGCTGGGCACAAGTGCATGGCCACAGAGAGTGTGGATGGAGAGGTGGGCCTGGGAGCTGCCCAGGgtcgtggtggtggtggggacccagccccaggccccagcctcatcctctccctgcctgttCACACCGCCACAGCTCTCAGGCTGCAATGCCGCCATCCTCAAGCGGGAGACCATGAGGCCCTCCAGCCGCGTGGCACTGATGGTGCTCTGTGAGACCCACCGTGCCCGCATGGTCAAGCACCACTGCTGCCCAGGCTGTGGCTACTTCTGTACAGCGGTGAGTGACCAGAGGGGCAGGCCGGCTGTGTGCCCCACAAGGGAGGGCTGTCCCAGAGCCTGAGCGCCTTGTTTCCTCAGGGCACCTTCCTAGAGTGCCACCCCGACTTCCGTGTGGCCCACCGCTTCCACAAGGCCTGTGTGTCCCAGCTGAATGGCATGGTCTTCTGTCCCCACTGTGGGGAGGATGCATCTGAGGCCCAGGAGGTGACCATCCCCCGGGGGGATGGGGTGACCCCACCAGCTGGCActgcagcccctgcccccccacccctggctcagGATGCCCCCGGGAGAGCAGACACTTCCCAGCCCAGGTACTGGCCTCCCCCTTCCCAACTGTCTGTTCCCTGCCCGGCACCACGGCCTGTAGACATCAGCTCCTTCTCCTGCAGTGCCCGGATGCGAGGGCATGGGGAGCCCCGGCGCCCACCGTGTGACCCTCTGGCTGACACCATCGACAGCTCAGGGCCCTCCCTGACCCTTCCCAACGGGGGCTGCCTGTCAGCCGTGGGGTTGCCCCCAGGGCCCGGCCGTGAGGCCCTGGAGAAGGCCCTGGTCATCCAGGAGTCCGAGAGGTGAATGCGGGGCTGTTCTCGGGCCGGgggactggggctggggctggaaggTGGGTCGCAGGTACCGAGGGTGATGCTCCTTCTGAGGACCCTACCCCTGTCCCTCCCCGTGGCAGGCGGAAGAAACTCCGCTTCCACCCCCGCCAGTTGTACCTGTCCgtgaagcagggggagctgcagaaggtGATCCTGATGCTGTGTGAGTATTCAGCTCTCGTGTTTGTTCTGCGCACCTTGCTGGAGCAGCAGTTACATACCAGACGCTGAGGGTCCCCGTCCATCCCTAAATCACTTAGCGTGTggtggagacagacacacacataacCTGTGATGGTGGGGACAGTGGTGACAACGAGCACATAGGTGCTGGGGACAGTGCTGAGTGTGTACATGTGTTCACTCACTCCATCTTCTCAGTGGAAGCCGGGAGAGGTTGACTAGGACAAGGTCCCGCCTGCCGGCTCTCTCACTTACCGCTTATCCCTCCCTCCTCCGGTGTGGCGGGCTCTCCCCGCAGTGGACAACCTGGACCCCAACTTCCAGAGCGATCAGCAAAGCAAGCGCACACCCCTGCATGCGGCCGCCCAGAAGGGCTCTGTGGAAATCTGCCACGTGCTGCTGCAGGTCAGCTCCCACCCGGTCCTCTGCCTCCGGGACCCGGTCCTTGCACCCCTTCCCTTGCGCAGCCCTCCCGGGGCGCCAGCTCACGTGCCCCCTCCTCGCAGGCGGGAGCCAACATCAATGCAGTGGACAAGCAGCAGCGGACGCCACTGATGGAGGCTGTGGTGAACAACCACCTGGAGGCAGCCCGCTACATGGTGCAGCGTGGCGGCTGCGTCTACAGCAAGGTGTTCGGAGttgccccagcccccacctcctggGGCCTTGGGTCAGAGGGTGGGCCGAGGAGCTGGCAAGGCACtcacccccagcctctcccttAGGAGGAGGACGGCTCCACCTGCCTGCACCATGCAGCCAAAATTGGGAACTTGGAGATGGTCAGCCTGCTGCTCAGCACGGGACAGGTGGACGTCAACGCCCAGGTCAGCGGTCTGGCTGCCCCACTAGCCAGCCTCCTtcctcggggtcctgggctcagcTTCGGGCTTCAGGCCCCAAGCCTCCTTTCAGCCTCCGCTGACTCTGGCCCTTTCCCTGAATCTCCGCCCTGTTCTAGtctgtctccatctctttctccctccttgtttgtattttttctttacttttctcttttttgcttctATCATTTTCAGAACGAAGAGTTGCTCCCTTAATTTTTAGAAGCATGCAGATATTCTTTAATACCTCTTAGTTGTCGTATCTTGGGTGTGTTTTGGCCTATTACAGTCATTCTTCAGTCTTTGATTTGTTCGTTGTTTGTCCAAGAGGAGCCCCTTGAATGAGGCTCTTGTGGCTTTTGCTACGACCCAGCAACTTCTGAGAGCATCTTTACCTTTTAGCACGTTTCCTGCCCCAGGCTGAATCTGCCATTTATCTGAGAGactctatttcctttatttatttatttatttatttttaaattttatttatttatttggcagagagcacaagtagtccctatgcggggctcgattccaggaccctgagatcatgacctgagccgaaggcagagactttaacccactgagccacccaggcgccccttcgaGACCCTGCTTcctttaaatggaaaatattttttttttaaagattttatttatttattggacagacagagatcacaagtaggcagaggcaggcagagaaagaggaggaagcaggctccctgcagagcagagtgcccgatgcggggctcgatcccaagaccctgggatcatgacctgagctgaaggcagaggctttaacccactgagccacacaggcgctccaaaatggaaaatattttttagagacTGCAGCCTGTGTGCTATTGGGTCATTACATTCTAGGACTTTTGAGTGGAAAGACCTAGGAAAtgtctgtgttttagaaagagaaaaattacaatTTTAGACAATAGACGCtattagtcccattttatagactgggaaactgagacccagagagatgaAGAGATTTACCCAGGGTCCCGCAGCATGTGAGTGGTggggctgagactcctgctctcAGCCTAGCTCTGGAGCCTGTGTTCTAGACCGAGTGCTGCTTTGGTAAGCAGGGCTGAGTGCTGGGTAGACCCTGGGCAGGGGACGGTAGcctctcaccctcctccctctctccccgcccaCAGGACAGTGGGGGGTGGACACCCATCATCTGGGCCGCAGAGCACAAGCACATTGAGGTGATCCGCATGCTGCTGACCCGGGGCGCTGACGTCACGCTCACAGACAATGTGAGAGTTTGGTGGGGGTTAAGGGAGGTGGGGGCTGTCCTGGCCTGCCCTAAGCCAGGGGGAGGCTGGGTTCCAGGGCTCACGGTTTGggcccacctcccacccctcccacctgCATAGGAAGAAAACATCtgcctgcactgggcttcctTCACGGGCAGTGCGGCCATCGCCGAGGTCCTCCTCAATGCCCGCTGCGACCTCCACGCAGTCAACTACCACGGGGACACGCCCCTGCACATCGCGGCGCGGGAGAGCTACCATGACTGCGTGCTGTGAGCCCCTACCCGCCCCTCACCCTGGCACCCCAGTGCAGGCTCACAGCCCCGGTCCTCACAGGCTCCCCGTCCCCTCCCAGGTTGTTCCTGTCACGCGGGGCGAACCCGGAGCTGCGGAACAAGGAGGGGGACACAGCGTGGGACCTGACTCCGGAGCGCTCCGACGTGTGGTTTGCCCTGCAGCTCAACCGCAAGCTTCGGCTGGGAGTGGGGAATCGGGCCATCCGCACTGAGAAGATTATATGCCGGTGAGCCCAGAGCCCTCTGCACCCGGGACagcttctgccccctccccaagctCTGTTGAACCCCAGAACATCCCTCAGGCCCCCCCGAACAGGCTCCACTGAATCCTCAGAGCCAGCCCCCAACAGGATGCTAGAAACAGTAAATGAGAATAGAGCTAaatgagggtttcagaggagCTGTGTGTGTTTAGTGTTAAGAGGGTGCGGTGTACCAGTGGGGACATACCTGTAGTAAAAAAACTATTCCTCAGTTATCTGAAGTCCGGTTTTCATTGGTTGTCCCGCAGTTTATTTGGCAgtcttcctccccctgccccgacGAACTCCCAgaaccacccccttccctcccacgGCCCCAGGAACCTCTCAGGCCTCTCCTTGCACCTGGTGGACCCCGCACCCCCTCCTCTAGCGCCCCCAGCCCCATCTCCCTTCTGTCAGGGATGTGGCTCGGGGCTATGAGAACGTGCCTATCCCCTGTGTCAACGGCGTGGACGGGGAGCCCTGCCCTGAAGATTACAAGTACATCTCAGAGAACTGCGAGACATCCACCATGAACATCGACCGGAACATCACCCATTTGCAAGTGAGTGGGGGGCCCTACACCCCGCCCCCAGAGAGACATCCAGAGCAGCCAGGGCCAGTCGGGCAAGTCGTGGACGAACAAGGGAGCCAGGCTGAAAGGGAACTCAGGTGTGGGCTTGCATCCATCTGGGAAAAGGGTGCTTTCTTTAGGACACGTATATGGGCTTACGGTAGCCCTGGGACCCTGTCAGCAACACCTTGATTCCCCCTCACCTTGGGACCATCAGCACCCACTATCCCGAAGTAAACCTCAGAGGAAGGACAGTGGTGGGGGGTCAGGGAGCACTGACTGCTGAAGGGGACAGGGCTGCTTCTGAGGGTCAAGCTCatcccctgcctcctgccttaGCACTGCACCTGTGTGGACGACTGCTCCAGCTCCAACTGCCTGTGCGGGCAGCTCAGCATCCGCTGCTGGTACGACAAGGTGCGTGCGCTCCACCTGCTCCCTGCCGCCGGTCCCTCCCTTGTGAACGGGGGCAGGGCAGGAGTTCGGGGGGCATTGCCAAGATGGAGCTGGGCCCATGCCCAGCTACGTGCCAACCAAGGACGTGGTGCAGGTCCTAGTCTCTGAGCTTGGCGCATGTGGCCTCCCCCAGCCTGTCCTCCC from Meles meles chromosome 5, mMelMel3.1 paternal haplotype, whole genome shotgun sequence includes these protein-coding regions:
- the EHMT2 gene encoding histone-lysine N-methyltransferase EHMT2 isoform X4 — protein: MAAAAGAAAAAAAEGEAPAEMGALVLEKEPRGATERVHGSLGDTPRSEETLPKASPDSLEPAGPSSPASVTVTVGDEGADTPVGATPLIGDEPENLEGGGDLHGGRILLGHATKSFPSSPSKGGGCPSRAKMSMTGTGKSPPSVQSLAMRLLSMPGAQGATTAGPEPPVATPSPEGQPKVHRARKTMSKPGNGQPPVPEKRPPEVQHFRMSDDVHSLGKMTSEVAKRRKLNAGGGLSEELGSTRGSGEVTMEKGGPGSLEEWETVVGDDFSLYYDSYSVDERVDSDSKSEVEALAEQLSEEEEEEEEEEEEEEEEEEEEEEEEEDEESGNQSDRSGSSGRRKAKKKWRKDSPWVKPSRKRRKREPPRAKEPRGVNGVGSSGPSEYMEVPLGSLELPSEGTLSPNHAGVSNDTSSLETERGFEELPLCSCRMEAPKIDRISERAGHKCMATESVDGELSGCNAAILKRETMRPSSRVALMVLCETHRARMVKHHCCPGCGYFCTAGTFLECHPDFRVAHRFHKACVSQLNGMVFCPHCGEDASEAQEVTIPRGDGVTPPAGTAAPAPPPLAQDAPGRADTSQPSARMRGHGEPRRPPCDPLADTIDSSGPSLTLPNGGCLSAVGLPPGPGREALEKALVIQESERRKKLRFHPRQLYLSVKQGELQKVILMLLDNLDPNFQSDQQSKRTPLHAAAQKGSVEICHVLLQAGANINAVDKQQRTPLMEAVVNNHLEAARYMVQRGGCVYSKEEDGSTCLHHAAKIGNLEMVSLLLSTGQVDVNAQDSGGWTPIIWAAEHKHIEVIRMLLTRGADVTLTDNEENICLHWASFTGSAAIAEVLLNARCDLHAVNYHGDTPLHIAARESYHDCVLLFLSRGANPELRNKEGDTAWDLTPERSDVWFALQLNRKLRLGVGNRAIRTEKIICRDVARGYENVPIPCVNGVDGEPCPEDYKYISENCETSTMNIDRNITHLQHCTCVDDCSSSNCLCGQLSIRCWYDKDGRLLQEFNKIEPPLIFECNQACSCWRNCKNRVVQSGIKVRLQLYRTAKMGWGVRALQTIPQGTFICEYVGELISDAEADVREDDSYLFDLDNKDGEVYCIDARYYGNISRFINHLCDPNIIPVRVFMLHQDLRFPRIAFFSSRDIRTGEELGFDYGDRFWDIKSKYFTCQCGSEKCKHSAEAIALEQSRLARLDPHPELLPELGSLPPVNP
- the EHMT2 gene encoding histone-lysine N-methyltransferase EHMT2 isoform X1, translated to MRGLPRGRGLMRARGRGRAAPPGSRGRGRGGPHRGRGRPRSLLSLPRAQASWAPQLPTGLTSPPIPCVPCQGEAPAEMGALVLEKEPRGATERVHGSLGDTPRSEETLPKASPDSLEPAGPSSPASVTVTVGDEGADTPVGATPLIGDEPENLEGGGDLHGGRILLGHATKSFPSSPSKGGGCPSRAKMSMTGTGKSPPSVQSLAMRLLSMPGAQGATTAGPEPPVATPSPEGQPKVHRARKTMSKPGNGQPPVPEKRPPEVQHFRMSDDVHSLGKMTSEVAKRRKLNAGGGLSEELGSTRGSGEVTMEKGGPGSLEEWETVVGDDFSLYYDSYSVDERVDSDSKSEVEALAEQLSEEEEEEEEEEEEEEEEEEEEEEEEEDEESGNQSDRSGSSGRRKAKKKWRKDSPWVKPSRKRRKREPPRAKEPRGVNGVGSSGPSEYMEVPLGSLELPSEGTLSPNHAGVSNDTSSLETERGFEELPLCSCRMEAPKIDRISERAGHKCMATESVDGELSGCNAAILKRETMRPSSRVALMVLCETHRARMVKHHCCPGCGYFCTAGTFLECHPDFRVAHRFHKACVSQLNGMVFCPHCGEDASEAQEVTIPRGDGVTPPAGTAAPAPPPLAQDAPGRADTSQPSARMRGHGEPRRPPCDPLADTIDSSGPSLTLPNGGCLSAVGLPPGPGREALEKALVIQESERRKKLRFHPRQLYLSVKQGELQKVILMLLDNLDPNFQSDQQSKRTPLHAAAQKGSVEICHVLLQAGANINAVDKQQRTPLMEAVVNNHLEAARYMVQRGGCVYSKEEDGSTCLHHAAKIGNLEMVSLLLSTGQVDVNAQDSGGWTPIIWAAEHKHIEVIRMLLTRGADVTLTDNEENICLHWASFTGSAAIAEVLLNARCDLHAVNYHGDTPLHIAARESYHDCVLLFLSRGANPELRNKEGDTAWDLTPERSDVWFALQLNRKLRLGVGNRAIRTEKIICRDVARGYENVPIPCVNGVDGEPCPEDYKYISENCETSTMNIDRNITHLQHCTCVDDCSSSNCLCGQLSIRCWYDKDGRLLQEFNKIEPPLIFECNQACSCWRNCKNRVVQSGIKVRLQLYRTAKMGWGVRALQTIPQGTFICEYVGELISDAEADVREDDSYLFDLDNKDGEVYCIDARYYGNISRFINHLCDPNIIPVRVFMLHQDLRFPRIAFFSSRDIRTGEELGFDYGDRFWDIKSKYFTCQCGSEKCKHSAEAIALEQSRLARLDPHPELLPELGSLPPVNP
- the EHMT2 gene encoding histone-lysine N-methyltransferase EHMT2 isoform X5; this translates as MAAAAGAAAAAAAEGEAPAEMGALVLEKEPRGATERVHGSLGDTPRSEETLPKASPDSLEPAGPSSPASVTVTVGDEGADTPVGATPLIGDEPENLEGGGDLHGGRILLGHATKSFPSSPSKGGGCPSRAKMSMTGTGKSPPSVQSLAMRLLSMPGAQGATTAGPEPPVATPSPEGQPKVHRARKTMSKPGNGQPPVPEKRPPEVQHFRMSDDVHSLGKMTSEVAKRRKLNAGGGLSEELGSTRGSGEVTMEKGGPGSLEEWETVVGDDFSLYYDSYSVDERVDSDSKSEVEALAEQLSEEEEEEEEEEEEEEEEEEEEEEEEEDEESGNQSDRSGSSGRRKAKKKWRKDSPWVKPSRKRRKREPPRAKEPRGVSNDTSSLETERGFEELPLCSCRMEAPKIDRISERAGHKCMATESVDGELSGCNAAILKRETMRPSSRVALMVLCETHRARMVKHHCCPGCGYFCTAGTFLECHPDFRVAHRFHKACVSQLNGMVFCPHCGEDASEAQEVTIPRGDGVTPPAGTAAPAPPPLAQDAPGRADTSQPSARMRGHGEPRRPPCDPLADTIDSSGPSLTLPNGGCLSAVGLPPGPGREALEKALVIQESERRKKLRFHPRQLYLSVKQGELQKVILMLLDNLDPNFQSDQQSKRTPLHAAAQKGSVEICHVLLQAGANINAVDKQQRTPLMEAVVNNHLEAARYMVQRGGCVYSKEEDGSTCLHHAAKIGNLEMVSLLLSTGQVDVNAQDSGGWTPIIWAAEHKHIEVIRMLLTRGADVTLTDNEENICLHWASFTGSAAIAEVLLNARCDLHAVNYHGDTPLHIAARESYHDCVLLFLSRGANPELRNKEGDTAWDLTPERSDVWFALQLNRKLRLGVGNRAIRTEKIICRDVARGYENVPIPCVNGVDGEPCPEDYKYISENCETSTMNIDRNITHLQHCTCVDDCSSSNCLCGQLSIRCWYDKDGRLLQEFNKIEPPLIFECNQACSCWRNCKNRVVQSGIKVRLQLYRTAKMGWGVRALQTIPQGTFICEYVGELISDAEADVREDDSYLFDLDNKDGEVYCIDARYYGNISRFINHLCDPNIIPVRVFMLHQDLRFPRIAFFSSRDIRTGEELGFDYGDRFWDIKSKYFTCQCGSEKCKHSAEAIALEQSRLARLDPHPELLPELGSLPPVNP
- the EHMT2 gene encoding histone-lysine N-methyltransferase EHMT2 isoform X3, yielding MRGLPRGRGLMRARGRGRAAPPGSRGRGRGGPHRGRGRPRSLLSLPRAQASWAPQLPTGLTSPPIPCVPCQGEAPAEMGALVLEKEPRGATERVHGSLGDTPRSEETLPKASPDSLEPAGPSSPASVTVTVGDEGADTPVGATPLIGDEPENLEGGGDLHGGRILLGHATKSFPSSPSKGGGCPSRAKMSMTGTGKSPPSVQSLAMRLLSMPGAQGATTAGPEPPVATPSPEGQPKVHRARKTMSKPGNGQPPVPEKRPPEVQHFRMSDDVHSLGKMTSEVAKRRKLNAGGGLSEELGSTRGSGEVTMEKGGPGSLEEWETVVGDDFSLYYDSYSVDERVDSDSKSEVEALAEQLSEEEEEEEEEEEEEEEEEEEEEEEEEDEESGNQSDRSGSSGRRKAKKKWRKDSPWVKPSRKRRKREPPRAKEPRGVSNDTSSLETERGFEELPLCSCRMEAPKIDRISERAGHKCMATESVDGELSGCNAAILKRETMRPSSRVALMVLCETHRARMVKHHCCPGCGYFCTAGTFLECHPDFRVAHRFHKACVSQLNGMVFCPHCGEDASEAQEVTIPRGDGVTPPAGTAAPAPPPLAQDAPGRADTSQPSARMRGHGEPRRPPCDPLADTIDSSGPSLTLPNGGCLSAVGLPPGPGREALEKALVIQESERRKKLRFHPRQLYLSVKQGELQKVILMLLDNLDPNFQSDQQSKRTPLHAAAQKGSVEICHVLLQAGANINAVDKQQRTPLMEAVVNNHLEAARYMVQRGGCVYSKEEDGSTCLHHAAKIGNLEMVSLLLSTGQVDVNAQDSGGWTPIIWAAEHKHIEVIRMLLTRGADVTLTDNEENICLHWASFTGSAAIAEVLLNARCDLHAVNYHGDTPLHIAARESYHDCVLLFLSRGANPELRNKEGDTAWDLTPERSDVWFALQLNRKLRLGVGNRAIRTEKIICRDVARGYENVPIPCVNGVDGEPCPEDYKYISENCETSTMNIDRNITHLQHCTCVDDCSSSNCLCGQLSIRCWYDKDGRLLQEFNKIEPPLIFECNQACSCWRNCKNRVVQSGIKVRLQLYRTAKMGWGVRALQTIPQGTFICEYVGELISDAEADVREDDSYLFDLDNKDGEVYCIDARYYGNISRFINHLCDPNIIPVRVFMLHQDLRFPRIAFFSSRDIRTGEELGFDYGDRFWDIKSKYFTCQCGSEKCKHSAEAIALEQSRLARLDPHPELLPELGSLPPVNP
- the EHMT2 gene encoding histone-lysine N-methyltransferase EHMT2 isoform X2 encodes the protein MRGLPRGRGLMRARGRGRAAPPGSRGRGRGGPHRGRGRPRSLLSLPRAQASWAPQLPTGLTSPPIPCVPCQGEAPAEMGALVLEKEPRGATERVHGSLGDTPRSEETLPKASPDSLEPAGPSSPASVTVTVGDEGADTPVGATPLIGDEPENLEGGHATKSFPSSPSKGGGCPSRAKMSMTGTGKSPPSVQSLAMRLLSMPGAQGATTAGPEPPVATPSPEGQPKVHRARKTMSKPGNGQPPVPEKRPPEVQHFRMSDDVHSLGKMTSEVAKRRKLNAGGGLSEELGSTRGSGEVTMEKGGPGSLEEWETVVGDDFSLYYDSYSVDERVDSDSKSEVEALAEQLSEEEEEEEEEEEEEEEEEEEEEEEEEDEESGNQSDRSGSSGRRKAKKKWRKDSPWVKPSRKRRKREPPRAKEPRGVNGVGSSGPSEYMEVPLGSLELPSEGTLSPNHAGVSNDTSSLETERGFEELPLCSCRMEAPKIDRISERAGHKCMATESVDGELSGCNAAILKRETMRPSSRVALMVLCETHRARMVKHHCCPGCGYFCTAGTFLECHPDFRVAHRFHKACVSQLNGMVFCPHCGEDASEAQEVTIPRGDGVTPPAGTAAPAPPPLAQDAPGRADTSQPSARMRGHGEPRRPPCDPLADTIDSSGPSLTLPNGGCLSAVGLPPGPGREALEKALVIQESERRKKLRFHPRQLYLSVKQGELQKVILMLLDNLDPNFQSDQQSKRTPLHAAAQKGSVEICHVLLQAGANINAVDKQQRTPLMEAVVNNHLEAARYMVQRGGCVYSKEEDGSTCLHHAAKIGNLEMVSLLLSTGQVDVNAQDSGGWTPIIWAAEHKHIEVIRMLLTRGADVTLTDNEENICLHWASFTGSAAIAEVLLNARCDLHAVNYHGDTPLHIAARESYHDCVLLFLSRGANPELRNKEGDTAWDLTPERSDVWFALQLNRKLRLGVGNRAIRTEKIICRDVARGYENVPIPCVNGVDGEPCPEDYKYISENCETSTMNIDRNITHLQHCTCVDDCSSSNCLCGQLSIRCWYDKDGRLLQEFNKIEPPLIFECNQACSCWRNCKNRVVQSGIKVRLQLYRTAKMGWGVRALQTIPQGTFICEYVGELISDAEADVREDDSYLFDLDNKDGEVYCIDARYYGNISRFINHLCDPNIIPVRVFMLHQDLRFPRIAFFSSRDIRTGEELGFDYGDRFWDIKSKYFTCQCGSEKCKHSAEAIALEQSRLARLDPHPELLPELGSLPPVNP